The sequence below is a genomic window from Ficedula albicollis isolate OC2 chromosome 2, FicAlb1.5, whole genome shotgun sequence.
CCCCCGTCTGCCCCCTCCATCTCCAGCCCACATCAGGGTGACAGCACTGCTGAaccctctgtgtcccctgtgctgtcccctctcccagccccccAGCATCCAGGGCCCCTTGACTGCCACATCCTGCTCAGCGGCAGCTCCTTGCCCCCCAGgtggggtgggacaggagggtgcagcccccagggaggggacagtggggcagcaggagctgtgacatTTGTAGGGTCACCCAGCTCTGGTCGTGGCCTCCCAGGAGGATGGTGACATCCAACTTGGGGACCCCAGGGTGCCTGAGGAAGGGCCCTGGATTCACATggctgtgggggaaaaaaaattgtgagaaATAACTCCTTATCCCCAAATCAGACGTAGGAGGGACCTGGGGACTGGAAGGACCCAGGGCTGGGTCGGTGACAGGAGTGGGGGTCTCCACACAGCCCCACCGGCAAGAGGCCACCAGAGCCGGTAACTCCTGAGCCCCCACACCCCCGGACCCACAACGCTGCCATTCCCACTACCCCGTGTCCCACCACCACATTCCCACTTTCCCATCCCGCTGCCGCTGCCTTCCCGCGGCGCAGGACCCCGGGGACGGGGCGGGAATGCGGCCACAGAGCACGGGGGGGACCCGCGGCGGGGGTGCTGAAGGCTCCGCAGCCCAGCACGACTTTATTCCGTATCGCTTCGTCCATACAAAACTACACCCCAAGCACTGTACAGCGGGACGGCGCGGGGAGGGGAGCAGTAAAAATAAGCAGCGGGTGGGTGCGAGGGGACAGAGCGGCAGGCGGGGGGTGGCGCGGGGGGGACACGGCGGCGACATTGGGCCGGTGGCTGTCCCGGTCCCGGGGGGTGCCAGTCCGCGGCGGGGTGGCCCCTAATCCCCGGGGGGAAGGATCCCGggcggcggcagcggcggcGGCCCCGCCTCGGCGCTGTGCACCCGCTGGTGATCCTTGAGCGATTCCTTGTAGCGGAAGCTGCGGCCGCAGGCGGGGCACTGGTACGGGCGCTCGCCGGTGTGGATGCGCTGGTGCTTGAGCAGGTTCTGCTTGCGGATGAAGCTCTTGCCGCACTGGGCGCAGGCGAAGGGGCGCTCGCCGGTGTGCAGCCGCTGGTGGTTCTGCAGGTGTTCCTTGCGGCTGTAGCACTTGCCGCACTCGGAGCATTTGTAGGGCCGCTCGCCGCGGTGGATCATCTGGTGCCGCACCAGCCCCGAGTGGCAATTGAAGCTCTTGCCGCACTCTGCGCACGGGTAGGGCCGCTCGGCCGCGTGGCTGCGCTGGTGGATCCGCAGGCTCTTCTTGCCGCTGAAGCTCTTCCCGCACTCGGCGCATCCGTGCGGCCGCTCCTCGGCGGGGCCCGGCGGCGCCGCGGGGACGCTCCCGGGATCGGGACCCGGCTCGGGGCCCGGAGCTTTGCCCAGTCTGTGCTGCGCCGGCAGAGCCACCGCCGCTGGCACCGCCGCCTGTCCCTCGGGGGTCCCGAAGCCCGGGCCGGGGAACAGCAGCTCCCCGGAGCTGCCCGGCAAACCCACCTCCTCGGGGGGCTCGGCGTGGGGGCACCGCTCCTCCGTCTTCACCAGCAGCCCCTCGCTGGCTGCGGGGGACAGAGAGACTGGTCAGGGATGTCCCCAAGTCACAGCTCGTCCTGGAGGGGtgctccccccaccccagccccatgGAGGGGATCGCTCACCAGGACCAGGGCCCGGGGGCAGCATCTCCCTCTcgggcagctcccagggctcccGGACACAgggctcttcctcctgcttgATCCACGACAAGAAGTCGTGTGCTGTGATCAGGGCGTCCgctcctgcagggagggacagggacggTGACAGGGACTCGGCCAAGGGTGCCGCACCCTGCTCCGGGGGACGGGGGAGGGAATGGCTCCGGTGGgtgcaggctcagcccagctcagcccctgtgctcacctgcacaGGGGTCTGGAGGCATCCCCCGCTCCTCAGGGAACTGCTGCTCCCCCACGAAAGCCACCTCCTGCTTGATCCGGGACAGGATGTCGGAGGTGGAGATCAGCGACTCTGTTCACAAGGAGAGACTT
It includes:
- the LOC107603378 gene encoding zinc finger protein 282-like isoform X1, translating into MPLQPPLLPERAHVREAQLHSAEASLWTVVATVQAMERKIDLLATRLLSLEGRSGTAEKKLLDCEKTAMEFGNQLESKWAVLGTLIQEYGLLQRRLENVENLLKNRNFWVLRLPPGPRGEVPKVPVTFVDIAVYFSAEEWKNLEEWQKELYNNLVKENYEALLSLDGALSRSEAQPRSERGDGPCVPEQRELEQRELPPDACAESLISTSDILSRIKQEVAFVGEQQFPEERGMPPDPCAGADALITAHDFLSWIKQEEEPCVREPWELPEREMLPPGPGPASEGLLVKTEERCPHAEPPEEVGLPGSSGELLFPGPGFGTPEGQAAVPAAVALPAQHRLGKAPGPEPGPDPGSVPAAPPGPAEERPHGCAECGKSFSGKKSLRIHQRSHAAERPYPCAECGKSFNCHSGLVRHQMIHRGERPYKCSECGKCYSRKEHLQNHQRLHTGERPFACAQCGKSFIRKQNLLKHQRIHTGERPYQCPACGRSFRYKESLKDHQRVHSAEAGPPPLPPPGILPPGD